The following DNA comes from Candidatus Eremiobacteraceae bacterium.
ATGTGGCCCGCACATCGAACAGAAGTGCGCCACCTTGGCCGCTTGCGCGGGCAGCGTCTCGTCGTGGAATTCGCGCGCCGTGGTCGGATCGAGCGACAGCTCGAACTGATCCTCCCAACGGAACTCGAAACGCGCTTTGGAAAGC
Coding sequences within:
- a CDS encoding phosphomethylpyrimidine synthase ThiC encodes the protein LSKARFEFRWEDQFELSLDPTTAREFHDETLPAQAAKVAHFCSMCGPHFCSMRISQDVRDYAASLEVEAGMRAKAEEFKQAGGELYVPLK